The Alphaproteobacteria bacterium genome contains a region encoding:
- the rimO gene encoding 30S ribosomal protein S12 methylthiotransferase RimO yields MARISYVSLGCPKALVDSERILTTLRSEGYEISREHAGADLVIVNTCGFLDSAQEESLQAIGTAMAENGKVVVTGCMGAEPEKITGKFPNVFAVTGPQQYESVVAAVHRAAPPAHDPFVDLVPPEGIKLTPRHYAYVKISEGCNNRCSFCIIPKLRGDLVSRTAADVLREAERLVKAGVKELLVISQDTSAYGVDIKYAESQWQGRAVRAKFLDLARELGELGVWVRLHYVYPYPHVDEVIPLMADGKVLPYLDIPFQHASPDVLKRMKRPAAQAKTIDRIRAWREICPSLTIRSTFIVGFPGETDADFEMLLDWLGEAQLDRVGCFKYEPVAGAVANALAAAVPDEVKAERWHRFMQRQQAISAKRLKAKVGTWQQVIIDELGPAHAPAKWASVRRQEHAQTEYIAKGRSKGDAPEIDGAVYVASRRPLRAGEIATVKIERADDYDLHGMAVGF; encoded by the coding sequence ATGGCTCGCATCTCCTACGTCTCGCTCGGCTGCCCGAAGGCGCTCGTCGATTCCGAGCGCATTCTGACGACGCTGCGCTCCGAGGGATATGAAATCTCGCGCGAGCACGCGGGCGCCGACCTCGTGATCGTCAACACCTGCGGCTTCCTCGACTCGGCGCAGGAAGAATCGCTGCAGGCGATCGGCACCGCGATGGCCGAGAACGGCAAGGTGGTGGTGACCGGCTGTATGGGCGCGGAGCCGGAAAAGATCACCGGCAAGTTTCCCAACGTGTTCGCCGTCACCGGCCCGCAGCAATACGAGAGTGTGGTCGCGGCGGTGCACCGCGCCGCGCCGCCGGCGCACGATCCGTTCGTCGATCTGGTGCCGCCGGAAGGGATCAAGCTCACGCCGCGCCACTACGCGTACGTGAAGATTTCGGAAGGCTGCAACAATCGCTGCTCCTTCTGCATCATCCCGAAGCTGCGCGGCGATCTCGTCTCACGCACCGCCGCCGATGTGCTGCGCGAGGCCGAGCGGCTGGTGAAGGCCGGGGTCAAGGAGCTGCTCGTCATCTCGCAGGACACCTCAGCGTATGGCGTGGACATCAAGTATGCCGAAAGCCAGTGGCAGGGCCGCGCGGTGCGCGCGAAATTCCTCGATCTCGCGCGCGAGCTTGGCGAATTGGGTGTCTGGGTGCGGCTGCACTATGTCTACCCCTATCCGCACGTGGACGAGGTCATCCCGCTGATGGCCGACGGCAAGGTGCTGCCCTATCTCGATATCCCGTTCCAGCATGCGTCGCCGGACGTGCTCAAACGTATGAAGCGCCCCGCCGCGCAGGCCAAGACGATCGACCGTATCCGGGCGTGGCGCGAGATTTGTCCCTCCCTGACGATCCGCTCGACCTTCATCGTCGGCTTTCCGGGCGAGACCGATGCGGACTTCGAGATGCTGCTCGACTGGCTCGGCGAGGCGCAGCTCGATCGCGTCGGCTGCTTCAAGTACGAGCCGGTGGCGGGCGCGGTGGCGAACGCTCTCGCGGCGGCCGTGCCCGATGAGGTGAAGGCCGAGCGCTGGCATCGCTTCATGCAGCGCCAGCAGGCGATCTCGGCGAAGCGGCTGAAGGCCAAGGTCGGCACCTGGCAGCAGGTGATCATCGATGAGCTCGGGCCGGCGCATGCTCCGGCGAAGTGGGCATCGGTTCGCCGACAAGAGCATGCGCAAACCGAATACATCGCGAAAGGCCGTTCAAAAGGCGACGCGCCCGAGATCGACGGTGCGGTCTATGTGGCAAGCCGCCGGCCGCTGCGCGCCGGCGAGATCGCGACGGTGAAGATCGAGCGCGCCGACGACTACGACCTGCACGGCATGGCGGTCGGGTTCTAG
- a CDS encoding allantoate amidohydrolase: MAAFSQSEIDAFGTRAEAMVDTLGTISAEPDRLVRLFLTPEHRRAADRVATWMREAGLEVTEDALGTVRGRLDGPKRLLIGSHIDTVIDAGKYDGPFGVIAGILAAEHFVRADKRLPFGIDVLAFGDEEGSRFPATLSSSSACAGIFRTETLQLADRNGVTLSDAIEAYGKSPADIPAAAYQRDDVAAYVEVHIEQGPVLETRREPLGVVTAIIGQTYLNIEFLGEAGHAGTVPMLLRRDALAGAAEAMLLGERLARETKGEVVATVGRIAVAPGATNVIPANVVVIFDMRSGSEAARAKLADALKSGVRDIAERRQLGLTITSTREVATTPCHPAIQDSFADAVRALGAEPLRLGSGAGHDGQAMAKLCPIGMLFVRCRGGTSHNPMEYTSPRDLGLAVAALIGFVERFEPVAIVR; encoded by the coding sequence ATGGCTGCGTTTTCCCAAAGCGAGATCGATGCATTCGGCACGCGTGCCGAAGCGATGGTCGATACGCTCGGTACCATCTCGGCCGAGCCGGACCGGTTGGTGCGGCTGTTTCTCACTCCCGAGCATCGGCGCGCTGCGGATCGGGTCGCCACATGGATGCGCGAAGCGGGCCTCGAGGTCACGGAAGATGCGCTCGGCACCGTGCGGGGGCGGCTCGACGGGCCGAAGCGCCTGCTGATCGGCTCGCACATCGACACCGTCATCGATGCGGGAAAATATGACGGCCCGTTCGGCGTGATCGCCGGAATACTCGCCGCGGAGCATTTCGTGCGCGCCGACAAACGGCTCCCGTTCGGCATCGACGTGCTTGCATTCGGCGACGAGGAGGGCTCGCGTTTTCCTGCGACGCTCTCCTCGTCATCCGCCTGCGCCGGAATCTTCCGCACGGAAACTCTTCAGCTCGCGGATCGCAACGGCGTAACACTCAGCGACGCGATCGAGGCCTATGGCAAATCACCAGCCGACATTCCGGCTGCCGCCTACCAGCGCGACGACGTCGCCGCCTATGTCGAGGTGCACATCGAGCAGGGGCCGGTGCTGGAAACGCGCAGAGAGCCGCTCGGCGTGGTCACGGCGATCATCGGGCAAACCTATCTCAACATCGAGTTTCTGGGAGAGGCGGGTCATGCCGGTACGGTGCCGATGCTGCTGCGGCGCGACGCGCTCGCCGGTGCCGCCGAGGCCATGCTGCTCGGCGAGCGGCTCGCGCGCGAAACCAAGGGCGAAGTCGTCGCCACCGTCGGCCGCATTGCGGTCGCGCCCGGCGCCACCAACGTGATCCCGGCCAATGTCGTGGTCATCTTCGACATGCGATCCGGCTCGGAGGCCGCGCGCGCGAAGCTGGCCGACGCGCTGAAATCCGGCGTGCGCGACATCGCCGAGCGCCGCCAGCTCGGCCTTACCATCACGTCGACCCGCGAGGTCGCGACCACGCCGTGTCATCCGGCGATTCAGGACAGCTTCGCCGATGCGGTCCGCGCGCTCGGCGCCGAGCCGCTGCGGCTCGGCTCGGGTGCAGGCCATGACGGGCAGGCGATGGCGAAACTGTGCCCGATCGGCATGCTGTTCGTGCGCTGCCGGGGCGGCACCAGTCACAATCCGATGGAATACACGAGCCCGCGCGACCTCGGCCTCGCGGTCGCGGCGCTGATCGGGTTTGTCGAGCGGTTCGAGCCCGTTGCTATCGTGCGGTGA
- a CDS encoding DUF983 domain-containing protein: protein MNLATPALKAQAATEAAVSLKTALWRGLKCRCPNCGKGHMFRAFLKVTDRCEVCGEELHHHRADDFPAYLVIVIVGHLVVPLVLNVELVYQPAYWVHALLWLPLTLVLALLLIQPVKGAVVALQWHNGMHGFEEAKKLRDSATPT, encoded by the coding sequence ATGAACCTCGCCACCCCTGCACTCAAGGCGCAAGCTGCGACGGAAGCGGCTGTGTCGCTCAAAACCGCGCTCTGGCGCGGCCTGAAATGCCGCTGCCCGAACTGCGGCAAGGGCCACATGTTCCGGGCCTTCCTCAAAGTGACCGACCGGTGCGAGGTGTGCGGTGAGGAGCTGCACCATCACCGGGCCGACGACTTTCCGGCCTATCTGGTGATAGTCATCGTAGGTCACCTGGTGGTGCCGCTCGTCCTCAATGTCGAGCTCGTTTACCAGCCGGCCTATTGGGTGCACGCGCTGCTCTGGCTGCCGCTCACTCTGGTGCTCGCGCTGCTGCTGATCCAGCCGGTGAAGGGCGCGGTCGTTGCCTTGCAGTGGCACAACGGCATGCACGGCTTCGAGGAAGCCAAAAAGCTGCGCGATTCCGCGACGCCGACCTGA
- a CDS encoding amidohydrolase family protein, whose translation MSGMLSDDEIAELIPSELVQTNTPIPTRLVSSDEFYPDPQNEKQREVEHRLLAMADELGGRQGLDRRRFFQTAAGMAASFVAMNEVYGPMFEVSKAEAATPAMAQERANAYKDQFIMDMHTHFLRDDTRIMNFVNMRAAVGKAGWNKALADKEQTIEDLKFANYMKEIFMDSDTKIALISSAPSEIEHDWFLTNEQMAAARKKVNDDAGSRRLFSHIIFTPGRPGWLEQVDAGLELKPESVKGYTIGDNTHKDLARYPWRLDDEKVAYKAYEKFVKAGIKNVCVHKGLFAPSVEKQFPHLTGFAGVSDVGQAAKDWPQLNFIVYHSAYRHVGGDPAVALAEFERTGRINWTSDLADIPAQYGVNNVYGDVGQLFATTLVSQPRVCAALMGTLIKGLGADHVNWGTDAVWTGSPQWQIEGLRRLEIPDDMQRKYGFAPLGAADGAVKTAIFGGNNARLYGIEPKRAMLELKGDRVTARKAEYEKDGAAPSHMRYGYVTGPMDHAAFA comes from the coding sequence ATGAGTGGCATGCTGAGCGACGACGAGATTGCCGAACTCATTCCATCCGAACTGGTGCAGACCAATACTCCGATCCCGACGCGGCTCGTGTCGAGCGACGAATTCTATCCCGACCCGCAGAATGAAAAGCAGCGCGAGGTCGAGCATCGCTTATTGGCGATGGCCGACGAGCTCGGCGGCAGGCAGGGCCTCGACCGGCGCCGCTTTTTCCAGACCGCAGCCGGGATGGCGGCATCGTTCGTGGCGATGAACGAGGTCTACGGTCCGATGTTCGAGGTCAGCAAGGCGGAAGCAGCGACCCCTGCGATGGCGCAGGAGCGCGCCAATGCGTACAAAGACCAGTTCATCATGGACATGCACACGCATTTCCTGCGCGACGACACGCGCATCATGAACTTCGTCAACATGCGCGCCGCGGTCGGCAAGGCCGGCTGGAACAAGGCGCTGGCCGACAAGGAGCAGACCATCGAGGACCTGAAGTTCGCGAATTACATGAAGGAGATCTTCATGGATTCCGACACCAAGATCGCGCTGATCTCATCCGCGCCGTCGGAGATCGAGCATGACTGGTTCCTCACCAACGAGCAGATGGCGGCCGCGCGCAAGAAGGTAAACGACGACGCGGGCTCGCGCCGGCTGTTCTCGCACATCATCTTCACGCCCGGCCGGCCCGGCTGGCTCGAACAGGTGGACGCGGGTCTGGAGCTCAAACCGGAGTCGGTGAAGGGCTACACGATCGGCGACAACACGCACAAGGATCTCGCCAGGTATCCCTGGCGCCTGGACGACGAGAAGGTCGCCTACAAGGCCTACGAAAAGTTCGTCAAGGCCGGCATCAAGAACGTCTGCGTACACAAGGGCCTGTTCGCGCCGTCGGTCGAGAAGCAGTTCCCGCATCTGACCGGCTTCGCCGGCGTCTCCGACGTCGGACAGGCCGCGAAGGATTGGCCGCAGCTCAACTTCATCGTCTATCATTCGGCGTATCGCCACGTCGGCGGCGACCCGGCGGTGGCGCTGGCCGAGTTCGAGCGCACCGGACGGATCAACTGGACCTCCGATCTCGCCGACATTCCGGCGCAGTACGGCGTGAACAATGTTTACGGCGACGTCGGGCAGTTGTTCGCCACGACGCTCGTGTCGCAGCCGCGCGTCTGCGCTGCCCTGATGGGCACACTGATCAAAGGCCTCGGCGCGGATCACGTGAACTGGGGCACCGACGCGGTGTGGACCGGCTCGCCGCAATGGCAGATCGAGGGCCTGCGCCGGCTCGAAATCCCCGACGACATGCAGAGGAAGTATGGCTTTGCGCCGCTCGGCGCGGCCGACGGCGCGGTCAAGACCGCGATCTTCGGCGGCAACAACGCTCGCCTCTATGGCATCGAGCCGAAGCGCGCGATGCTCGAGCTTAAGGGCGACCGCGTCACCGCGCGCAAGGCGGAATACGAGAAGGACGGGGCGGCTCCCAGCCACATGCGCTACGGCTATGTAACTGGTCCGATGGACCACGCGGCGTTCGCATAA
- a CDS encoding urate hydroxylase PuuD, with the protein MDVFLGEWVNLLLRWFHMIVGIGWIGTSFYFMALDYGLDTKERKSEGVYGTAWQVHGGGFYHVEKFTVAPPQLPAHLHWFKWDAYLTFLTGFGLLIVQYYLHAKSYLIDASVMPLEPWQAIAISIASLLAGWAIYEVLCRSPLGRNATLLAAFVFALILIASVLYTKVFSARGAFLHVGAFVGTIMAFNVFMIIIPNQRRMVAQMIAGETPDARYGQIGKQRSTHNNYLTLPVLVMMVSPHYPFLSAHPQSWLVVALIIVAGALIRHYINRVDAGDEWNAFGWSAPVAAFALICAIWLTAPRAPASTGGAVSDAEVLAITRKHCTMCHAAKPTHESFQEAPKNVVLESVDQLKKYAPLILSQTVQNKAMPLGNQTAMTDEERGKIGAWIAAQH; encoded by the coding sequence ATGGACGTCTTCCTCGGCGAATGGGTGAACCTTCTGCTGCGCTGGTTCCACATGATCGTGGGCATCGGCTGGATCGGCACCTCGTTCTACTTCATGGCGCTCGACTACGGGCTCGACACCAAGGAGCGCAAAAGCGAGGGCGTCTATGGCACGGCGTGGCAGGTGCACGGCGGCGGCTTCTATCACGTCGAGAAGTTCACGGTCGCGCCGCCGCAGCTTCCGGCGCATCTGCACTGGTTCAAGTGGGACGCCTACCTCACGTTCCTGACAGGGTTCGGCCTGCTCATCGTGCAGTATTACCTGCACGCGAAATCCTACCTGATCGATGCATCGGTGATGCCGCTCGAGCCGTGGCAGGCGATTGCGATCTCGATCGCGTCGCTGCTTGCGGGCTGGGCGATCTATGAGGTGCTGTGCCGCTCGCCGCTCGGCCGCAACGCAACGCTGCTCGCCGCGTTCGTGTTCGCGCTGATCCTGATCGCCTCGGTGCTCTACACCAAGGTGTTTTCCGCGCGCGGCGCGTTTCTGCATGTCGGGGCGTTCGTCGGCACCATCATGGCCTTCAACGTGTTCATGATCATCATTCCGAACCAGCGCAGAATGGTGGCGCAGATGATCGCGGGCGAGACGCCCGACGCGCGTTACGGGCAGATCGGCAAGCAGCGCTCCACGCACAACAATTACCTGACGCTGCCGGTGCTGGTGATGATGGTGTCGCCGCACTATCCGTTTCTCTCGGCGCACCCGCAGTCGTGGCTGGTGGTCGCGCTCATCATCGTCGCGGGCGCACTGATCCGCCACTACATCAACCGCGTCGATGCAGGCGACGAGTGGAACGCATTCGGCTGGAGCGCGCCGGTCGCGGCCTTCGCGCTGATCTGCGCGATCTGGCTGACGGCGCCGCGTGCGCCGGCCTCGACCGGCGGTGCCGTCTCCGACGCCGAGGTGCTGGCGATCACCAGGAAGCATTGCACCATGTGCCATGCGGCAAAGCCGACACACGAGAGCTTCCAGGAAGCGCCCAAGAACGTGGTGCTGGAGTCCGTCGACCAACTCAAGAAATACGCGCCACTGATCCTGAGCCAGACGGTGCAGAACAAGGCGATGCCGCTCGGCAACCAGACCGCCATGACCGACGAGGAGCGCGGCAAGATCGGCGCCTGGATCGCGGCGCAGCACTAG
- a CDS encoding BMP family ABC transporter substrate-binding protein, protein MKKFMIATAAAGLAIAAIASASAQDKLKVGFIYVGPVGDMGYSYQHDVGRKEVEEKFKGKVDTTFLENVNEGPDAERSVEQLVRAGNKLIFTTSFGFMDATAKVAKKYPNVMFEHATGYKRDKNLATYSGRFYEGRYVQGVIAAKMSKSGVLGYIGSFPIPEVVSGINAMMLGAQSVRPDMKVKIIWVNSWYDPGKEAAAARALADQGADVLTQHTDSAAATQFANERGIYSFGQDSDMIKFGPKSQLTAIVENWGPYYIDRVQLALDNKWTSGDFWGGFSTKIVHMAPYTNMPADVKKLAEEAESAITAGKLHPFKCPVLAQDGKPVECKGGTHLDDGQILGMNYYIKGIDDKLPGM, encoded by the coding sequence ATGAAGAAGTTCATGATTGCCACCGCGGCAGCCGGGCTGGCGATTGCCGCAATCGCAAGCGCGAGCGCGCAGGACAAGCTCAAGGTCGGGTTCATCTATGTCGGCCCGGTCGGCGACATGGGGTATTCGTACCAGCACGACGTCGGCCGCAAGGAAGTCGAGGAGAAGTTCAAGGGCAAGGTCGACACGACCTTCCTGGAAAACGTCAACGAGGGGCCGGACGCCGAGCGTTCGGTCGAGCAGCTGGTGCGCGCCGGCAACAAGCTGATCTTCACCACCTCGTTCGGCTTCATGGACGCGACCGCAAAGGTCGCGAAGAAGTATCCCAACGTGATGTTCGAGCACGCAACCGGCTACAAACGCGACAAGAATCTCGCGACCTATTCGGGACGGTTCTACGAGGGGCGCTACGTCCAGGGCGTGATCGCCGCCAAGATGTCGAAGAGCGGCGTGCTCGGCTACATCGGCTCGTTCCCGATCCCGGAGGTCGTATCGGGCATCAACGCCATGATGCTCGGTGCGCAGTCGGTGCGGCCCGACATGAAGGTGAAGATCATCTGGGTGAACTCCTGGTACGACCCCGGCAAGGAAGCCGCCGCCGCCCGCGCGCTCGCCGACCAGGGCGCCGACGTGCTCACCCAGCACACCGACTCGGCCGCCGCCACGCAGTTCGCAAACGAACGCGGCATCTACTCGTTCGGCCAGGACTCCGACATGATCAAGTTCGGGCCGAAGTCGCAGCTCACCGCGATCGTCGAGAATTGGGGACCGTATTACATCGACCGCGTCCAGCTCGCGCTCGACAATAAATGGACGTCGGGCGATTTCTGGGGCGGCTTCTCGACCAAGATCGTCCACATGGCGCCCTACACCAACATGCCGGCCGACGTGAAGAAGCTCGCGGAAGAAGCCGAGTCCGCGATCACGGCGGGCAAGCTGCATCCGTTCAAATGTCCGGTGCTGGCGCAGGACGGAAAGCCGGTCGAGTGCAAGGGCGGCACGCATCTCGACGACGGGCAGATCCTCGGCATGAACTATTACATCAAGGGAATCGACGACAAGCTGCCGGGGATGTGA
- a CDS encoding ABC transporter permease, translated as MEFVEAVLLTVIAASTPLLLAASGELVVERAGVLNLGVEGMMIVGAACGFAGAYHTGSIAVGALCGILAGMALSVVFALATLGLAANQVASGLALTILGVGLSGLIGAGYVGQKIDGAASLYIPYITGIPLIGRVIFGENAFVYFSIALIIGIWYFLYRTKQGLVLRAVGDNHASAHALGYPVLKIRALAVLFGGACAGLGGAYLPLAYTPFWISGMTSGRGWIALALVVFASWLPFRLMVGAYLFGGITILQLHAQAMGLGIPSQLMTSLPYLATIIVLVAISWLRGRAGSPAPASLGLAFVPDR; from the coding sequence ATGGAGTTCGTTGAAGCCGTCCTGCTCACCGTGATCGCCGCCTCGACGCCGCTGTTGCTGGCGGCTTCGGGCGAGCTGGTGGTCGAGCGCGCCGGCGTCCTGAATTTGGGGGTCGAAGGCATGATGATCGTCGGGGCCGCCTGCGGCTTTGCGGGGGCGTATCACACCGGCTCGATCGCGGTCGGCGCGCTCTGCGGAATCCTGGCCGGCATGGCGCTGTCGGTGGTCTTCGCGCTGGCAACGCTCGGGCTTGCAGCCAATCAGGTCGCCTCGGGCCTCGCGCTCACCATTCTCGGCGTCGGCCTCTCCGGGCTGATCGGCGCCGGCTATGTGGGCCAGAAGATCGACGGCGCCGCGTCGCTCTACATCCCCTATATCACCGGCATTCCGCTGATCGGTCGGGTCATCTTCGGCGAGAATGCTTTCGTCTACTTCTCGATCGCGCTGATCATCGGCATCTGGTATTTTCTCTACCGCACCAAGCAGGGCCTCGTGCTGCGCGCCGTGGGCGACAATCACGCGTCTGCCCATGCGCTCGGCTATCCGGTGCTGAAAATCCGTGCACTTGCGGTTCTGTTCGGCGGCGCCTGCGCGGGATTGGGCGGCGCCTACCTGCCGCTCGCCTATACGCCCTTCTGGATATCGGGGATGACGTCGGGGCGCGGCTGGATCGCGCTGGCGCTGGTGGTGTTCGCCTCGTGGCTGCCGTTCCGCCTGATGGTCGGCGCCTATCTCTTCGGCGGAATCACGATTCTGCAGCTTCATGCGCAGGCGATGGGCCTCGGCATCCCGTCGCAGCTCATGACGTCGCTGCCTTACCTTGCGACCATCATTGTGCTGGTCGCGATCTCATGGCTGCGCGGGCGCGCGGGCAGCCCCGCGCCGGCCTCGCTCGGGCTTGCATTCGTGCCCGACCGTTGA
- a CDS encoding ABC transporter permease, giving the protein MQLVLERRPERSLVMALASPLIAVALTLATGAALFALLGKPPVEALKIYFLDPLRDPWALQEIAVKATPLVLIAVGLALCYLANAWNIGAEGQFLIGAICGGWLAVKTHGTDAGYWVLPAMLLLGALGGALYAAIPALFKVRFGASEILTSLMLVYVAELLLDYLSRGPWRDPKGFNFPTTAEFDAVASMPTLIEGSRLHFGAIIALLVVAGATIVLGRTLKGFEIKLVGAAPRAARFAGFSDKTLTVVTFLISGALAGLAGIIEVTATINHLQPNISPGYGFTAIIVAFLGRLNPVGILIAALFLALTFIGGESAQISLKVPLDLTKVFQGILLFYVLACDTLILYRFRIIFAPKVAHGVR; this is encoded by the coding sequence ATGCAGCTCGTCCTTGAGCGCAGGCCGGAGCGGTCGCTCGTGATGGCGCTTGCCTCGCCGCTGATTGCGGTCGCGCTCACGCTGGCGACCGGCGCGGCGCTGTTCGCGCTGCTCGGCAAGCCGCCGGTCGAGGCGCTGAAGATCTATTTCCTCGATCCGCTCCGCGATCCATGGGCGTTGCAGGAAATCGCCGTCAAGGCGACGCCACTGGTGCTGATCGCTGTGGGCCTTGCGCTCTGCTATCTGGCGAACGCCTGGAATATCGGCGCGGAAGGCCAATTCCTGATCGGCGCGATCTGCGGCGGCTGGCTCGCGGTGAAAACACACGGCACCGACGCAGGATACTGGGTGCTGCCCGCAATGCTCCTGCTCGGTGCGCTCGGCGGCGCGCTCTATGCGGCAATCCCGGCGCTGTTCAAGGTGCGCTTCGGCGCAAGCGAAATATTGACCTCGCTGATGCTGGTCTATGTCGCGGAACTACTGCTCGACTATCTCTCGCGCGGACCCTGGCGCGATCCGAAGGGCTTCAACTTCCCGACCACCGCCGAATTCGACGCGGTCGCCTCGATGCCGACGCTGATCGAGGGGAGCCGGCTGCACTTCGGCGCCATCATCGCGCTTCTCGTTGTCGCCGGCGCCACGATCGTACTCGGGCGCACGCTGAAGGGATTCGAGATCAAGCTGGTCGGCGCTGCGCCGCGCGCGGCGCGCTTCGCCGGCTTCAGCGACAAGACGCTGACCGTGGTGACGTTCCTGATCTCCGGTGCGCTCGCGGGGCTTGCCGGCATCATCGAGGTGACGGCGACGATCAACCATCTGCAGCCAAACATTTCGCCCGGCTACGGCTTCACGGCGATCATCGTGGCGTTCCTCGGCCGACTCAACCCGGTCGGCATCCTGATTGCGGCACTCTTCCTCGCGCTGACCTTTATCGGCGGCGAGAGCGCGCAAATCTCGCTGAAAGTGCCGCTCGACCTCACCAAGGTGTTCCAGGGCATCCTGTTGTTCTACGTGCTCGCCTGCGACACGCTCATCCTTTACCGCTTCCGCATCATCTTCGCGCCCAAGGTCGCTCATGGAGTTCGTTGA
- a CDS encoding ABC transporter ATP-binding protein, which translates to MAEAALAIAPGPDRPPQPDELPLLEAAGITKLYGDFVANDSINLEIWPAEVHALLGENGAGKSTLVKMIYGLLQPTAGEFRWQGQPIVLSGPAAARARGIGMVFQHFSLFEQLTVAENVALGLDKTELAGLDERVREVSRSYGLPLEPRREVWRLSVGERQRIEIVRCLLQDPKLLILDEPTSVLTPQEAEQLFRTLRVLRKEGRAILYISHKLEEVRALCDTATILRGGKVIATCDPRAETAQSLASMMVGGEVGVVRSDSSKKLGNPRLVVRNLNHTPDDPHGVKLDGITFELAAGEILGLAGVAGNGQDELFAVLSGEALAGDPAAVRIDTRDAGRLSITERRRLGAAFVPEERLGHATAPRFKLSENVLISAHAASPMVRRGFIDRAQARAFVDRITKVYDVRKGKPDPEAVSLSGGNLQKYVVGREILREPRLLVVSQPTWGVDAGAAAAIRQAIIDLAARGTAVLVMSQDLDELYEISDRLVVMCGGRLSAPRQTRRADRGEIGMLMAGVGMKGATNAARP; encoded by the coding sequence ATGGCTGAGGCCGCGCTCGCCATCGCGCCGGGCCCGGACAGGCCGCCGCAGCCGGACGAGCTGCCGCTGCTCGAAGCGGCCGGCATCACCAAGCTCTATGGCGATTTCGTCGCCAACGACAGCATCAACCTCGAAATCTGGCCCGCCGAAGTGCACGCGCTGCTCGGCGAAAACGGCGCCGGCAAATCGACGCTGGTGAAGATGATCTACGGCCTGCTGCAGCCGACCGCCGGCGAATTCCGCTGGCAGGGCCAGCCGATCGTGCTCTCTGGCCCCGCCGCCGCCCGCGCGCGTGGCATCGGCATGGTGTTTCAACACTTCAGCCTGTTCGAGCAGTTGACCGTCGCCGAAAACGTTGCGCTCGGGCTCGACAAGACCGAACTTGCCGGGCTCGATGAGCGCGTGCGCGAGGTCTCGCGCAGTTACGGCTTGCCGCTCGAACCCAGGCGCGAGGTGTGGCGGCTCTCGGTCGGCGAGCGGCAGCGCATCGAGATCGTGCGCTGCCTGCTGCAGGACCCGAAGCTCTTGATCCTCGATGAGCCGACCTCGGTGCTGACCCCTCAGGAAGCCGAGCAGCTGTTCCGAACACTGCGTGTGCTGCGCAAGGAGGGACGCGCGATCCTCTACATCTCGCACAAGCTGGAGGAGGTGCGCGCGCTCTGCGACACCGCCACCATCCTGCGTGGCGGAAAGGTGATCGCGACCTGCGATCCGCGCGCCGAAACTGCGCAATCGCTCGCCAGCATGATGGTGGGCGGCGAGGTCGGCGTGGTGCGCTCGGACAGCTCGAAGAAGCTGGGAAATCCGCGGCTTGTGGTGCGCAACCTCAACCACACGCCGGACGATCCGCACGGCGTGAAGCTCGACGGCATCACGTTCGAGCTCGCGGCCGGCGAAATCCTCGGCCTCGCAGGTGTTGCCGGGAATGGACAGGACGAGCTGTTCGCGGTGCTGTCCGGTGAGGCGCTGGCGGGCGATCCGGCCGCCGTCCGCATCGACACGCGCGATGCGGGACGCCTGTCGATCACCGAGCGGCGCCGGCTCGGCGCAGCCTTCGTACCGGAAGAACGGCTCGGGCACGCGACCGCGCCGCGTTTCAAGCTCTCCGAGAACGTGCTGATCTCGGCCCACGCCGCAAGCCCGATGGTGCGGCGCGGCTTCATCGACCGCGCGCAGGCGCGCGCCTTCGTCGATCGCATCACCAAGGTCTATGATGTGCGCAAGGGGAAACCTGACCCGGAAGCTGTCAGCCTCTCGGGCGGCAACCTGCAGAAATACGTGGTCGGGCGCGAAATCCTGCGCGAGCCGCGCCTGCTGGTGGTGAGCCAGCCGACCTGGGGCGTCGATGCGGGCGCCGCAGCCGCAATCCGCCAGGCGATCATCGATCTCGCGGCACGCGGCACCGCGGTGCTGGTCATGAGCCAGGATCTCGACGAGCTCTATGAAATATCCGACCGGCTGGTGGTGATGTGCGGCGGCCGGCTCTCGGCGCCGCGCCAGACGCGCCGCGCCGATCGGGGCGAGATCGGCATGCTGATGGCGGGCGTGGGCATGAAGGGGGCCACGAATGCAGCTCGTCCTTGA